The stretch of DNA ttactaacaaccatgaattaggatacgggcctaatgggtgaagaaattatcatgaaatagattgctttaacatatttcgcttttaaaatggagttgagtaaaatgtatattttttaggctataaggattggccagtttttcaaaagacgattcacagcgaacctactttaaccctcagacacggtgttataaatttgctgttgccagaatggcaatgaccaagtcgtagtgcattactcaaggccctgtgttatgccatattatagtgtagtacggtagttaacttttcaatgactattacagcgttccactggtggagatacagtgtaacagatgtcgccacgacagcgtggctgagccattatcaatgctgtggagatgaaccgtattgttttgcaccagcagttgtaaaatatcttggtataattccatgtacaatggaggaatattcgaattatatttgttaagggagtgttgaggaacgatacaacaccgcatagctcgagcactcaaatgccgagatgtaggttttattgcgttaatcaagccaacgttgccccctactgggcataacaggacatagctggaaagctacctctacaatatcacaataggttaaggccgacacaggctacagaaggcctaattaaaataaataaataaataaactttttcccgggattcccgggaaatggctcgtcatttcccgggatttgattcatgtcattttcgggaaaaatattaaaccctattgattatacaccacagcctacctgagtattattGCTGACCGTATCCCTGCCTTTATGACCACACTgtactcatcttctgatggctgcttccagcagaataacaAACCACAAATCTCagctcatctcaaactggtttcttgaacatgacattgAGTTTACTGTACTCAAATAGTCTCAGCAGTCGCCAGAtgtcaatccaatagagcacctttgggatgatgTCGTAaaacgggagattcacatcatagatgtgcagcccacaaatctgcagcaactgtgtgatgctgttgtGTCAATATTGACCAGAAACTCTGGGGAAGGTTTCCAGCACcatgttgaatctatgccatgaagaactaAGGCAATTCTGAAGACAAATAGGGGTCCAGCCTCAGTACAAGCAAGGTGCACCTACTGTAATGAAGTGGCTGCTGTGTGTATaaggacagaaaacaatgaaaacacctTCTACagtaggtccactttaaatgcAAAGGCGGTTATACGAagcaaaaatcaaacagaacacatatgaagcaaattaaaaaacagtAATAACTTTAGGAAGCAGTGttgcatttccatcaaatgcAACATTGCTGAACCCAGGGCAACAAATTCAGTGCTTAATTCTGACAAAGTGTTATAGGCGCCGCCATTCCAAAACTTGATGTCAAGTTTTATTATACACAAGCCAGCACTAAAGATAATAACTACAGCTTTCTCTATTTCTATTATAATTACAACCAAATTATAAAGGCATTTTACAGCTAGATGTGAATCTATTAAGTTTTCAGctccaaaaaatatatatataaaataacacTTAGGACAATAACAGGAAGGTGATTAGgagctttattttgttttaatttcaccATTTTGAggcacagaagaagaaatgctgatgagatattttactttttatgacGAGGTTTCATGCATTTTACCAGTTACTGAACGTTCTTGACACACTGGTGCTCTCCTTTGTTTTGACCTGTattgaaagcagccaaagcaacATATGTGTTATGAATCACtgccttgtgtctgtgtgtcctgtAGTGGAAGGCGAGGACAGCCAGTTTTGACAGCCAGGGTTCCTGCCCCTCACCCAGGCCTCCTGCCAGTCCCTGAGCAGAGCCACCTGTGACCCAGCAGCTCAGAAGAGGGTTTCCTTCCTCCTGATAAaccacttcctgtctgtctgaTTGAGGAGAAACGCACCCCCatcctctctccctttctctctctattTCTCCCTTCCTCAAGTCTAGTCTCTGAGCACTCCCAAGAACTGATCTAGGACTACTCTCAGTCAAGTTGTGTAAAGCCCACTCTATTTTGGGGTTAAAATTTAGGGTCCTTAATTTGAAATGTGGGTGTTGTGATGGCCCAGAGTCATTTGCTGGACgtgcagtctgcagacatttgaTACTGAACCGTCTGAGCTGAGGCGAGCTGATTCCAGTGTCCTCTCAGGAGACTTTCCAAACACTGAAGATTCAACACTGCACTGCAGAGACGCTGTCTCAGTTGGATATCACTCTCTGAAAGCAGCGGAAGTTTCACAGAGGGAAGCTGAGGATACGGCTTCAGTAGAAAAGGAGAAGATCATAAGGGATCTGAAGCTATTTCAAAACTCTACAGCTGTATAAGAATAAACGATACTGAGTGtagcattttgaaaatattAGACATAGAACCACTCTACTATTCGTTATTGTTTGTGACGCTCCAGCTGTACTTCCAGTTTCATCATTAACAAAAGCAATTATCAGATCTCCAGCTTATCAAGGAGAGGCCGGCTCAGACTGAAACTAATATATTCTCAGCCTGACAAATTGCAGCTTTAGTGTGTTTTCAAAAGCAGCCGCTTTACATGACAACgaagaaaaacagcaggatTATTGGGATTCACAGAAGAGCAAATTGGCTGCAGTGCAGACTTTTTTGGGTCTTTGTCAGTTTTCAATACAAGAGGTAGGAGCTTAAATTACCTGACAAAGACACAGCCAGATTTTAAAAGACAAAATAGAATTCTGACAGACTTTTCATCGAGGGATCCGCAAAGGTTTCTGTAAACAGGGATATTGAGAGCACACTTTACACACCCTTACCTCTTTCTCTGATTGATGTTCGCTTTTGAGCAATCTCACCCTCTCTTCCAGGTGAAAACTCGCACCAATGCTCATGTTTTCCTTCCGAGAAAGACACTTTTCCAAACCACTtctgtcacattttttaaaatctgattttggTGGATGTGTATAGCTTTATGTACAGGCATCTGCTGgttactgtactgtatgtatgttttATCTAATATAATGCTAAggctagatttaaaaaaaaaaaaaaagacattttaaatttatgtaGCCTTGCTGGTGGTAATgattaaaaaactaaatgaaaagaagaaagtCCTTTTTAGAAACATTCAACTTTCTTGATGTTAATTCTGTCTAAATATACTAAGAGATCCCTGTACGGGGATAAATGATGTTGGATCTGTAATATGTGGCTTATGGAGGATATTTGATGtgataagaaaaaagaaattttgATCTGTATCAGTATTATTACTTTAATTGGTCCCTGGGTAGTATTAGCTCTCTTTACAGTAATTCGAGTTTTAGTTGGAAATAAGATTTGTAAAAGCCCAGCTGAGCTGATACAGTTTGTGTATCCATGCAGTACACATCTTTGACGTGTTTGAAACAACTGCCTTTACACCAGATGCTGTACCAAGTTACAGTTTTGAATTTGGATGATAGCATTGCTTTATTGTACTGACTTTACACACAAGCATCCAGCTGCAGTTCTGCTGCCAGTGTATACGCAGTCATCTGCTTACAGAAATTAGTGGAAGTGCTGATGATGCAATTTCACTCACTCAATTAAGCCCTCTCACAGTTCTCACACACAGCAAAGACTAAATAACGAGTGTTGGCTTAATTAAGCATTCACTTGTCTTGGACAAGTTATCAACTCTTGTCTTTTTTggtttgggttttatttttttccaattgTGTTTAgcttatagactgtatataaaaaatggaCATAATGATGTTACCCATTGGTTAATACAGTCCTGTTGTGAAGCatcaagctgagcatttttaCCATCACCGTCTTCGTGTTTTGGAATTATATGTAATGATTTTTGCTTCAGCCGCCACTGCTTAGCCGCTCGGTATCCATCAGCTGCTTCCGGAATCCTACAGGCTacccaagcctgataggactccttcttcagcgtGATGGCTCCTATCACCTCTGGTGTGCACCATCTGGTTCAAGTATTACCActacaacaggcaccaaccaccttgcagccacagctctgtacAGCAGCCTTAACAAtagaggtgcggaacatggtccatttgaactcaatgtcctcagcctccttcggaatgctgtcgaagttttGCCGgagtgggagttgaagatcttgcgaactggggcctctgccaggtgttcccagtgcaccctcacaatatgttttGATGCGCCAGGtatgtccagcatcctccccctccacctgatccaacttaccaccaggtggtgatcagttgacagctcatctcctctcttcacctgagtgtccagaagatacagctgcagatctgatgatatgagtgcaaaatcgatcatcgacctgtgacctagggtgtcctggtgccacatgcactcaTGAACGCCCTCATGCTCAAATACGGTgattgttatggacaaactgtggtttgcacataaGTCCACcacttgggttcagatcaggcaggccattcctcccaatcacagccctccaggtctcactgtcattgcccacatgagcgttgaagtctcccagtagaaGACTTCAACGCACCAGATGGTGCACCCTCAAACACtctgcccagcaactccaagaagactggatactctgaactgtcatttggatGACAgtcagggaaacaaccctctcatccactggtGGAAATGCCAGCATACAGGCACCAGGGTGATAGaaggatacccaccccagcccACCACCTCTCACTGACAGACTGTCAGTGAGAGTCCAGACAGActgtccagcccctctccaggagactggttccagaaccCAGGCTGTGcactgaggtgagcccaactataactagccggtatctctcaacctcacataCTAGTTCAGGCtcgttccccaccagagaggtgacgttCCATGTTCCAAAAGTGAGtcttgatagccggggatcggtccacactgcacctgacccctacagtgcctcctgtgggtggtgggcctacaggagggcgggcccatgggCACCACGGGTTAAGGCCTGGTCACCAGGCGCTCTCCCTTGAGTACCCTCCCCCAGGCTTGGCTCCAGGTTCCAGTAACCCTATgtcaggcagggtaaactggtCCCTTGTTGTATCTGCCATAAGGGTTGTTGGAATTGTTGGAGaatgtctggcccctcacccaggaccaatttgcctggGAAGACCCTAACAGGGGGCAAAGgtcccccagacaacatagccccTGGAATCACTGGGGCAAACAAAttcctccaccatgataaggtggcaattcacgGCGGagaaataaatattatattgcattcaataagacttgaaactggTGACTGAGGCCTCTTTgataaagtgtttactgaggtcacacaTTCAGCTCTTTAGCAGCCACAGGAGCAGTCCTCTGCTAACCATTAGAAAGAGCACATCTTTAAACCATTTTCAGAATTGACTTCACTTTTCAAACCAAGAAGGTATgtacatcttttatttacagtctatggTTTAGCTTCAAATCTTATTATTAActcttaaggaaaaaaaaaaaagcctcaaccTTTGTGACTTCACTCTACAgcagttttcacacatgaacttaaAAATATCAGGAGACTCAGTTCAGGAAATTGTCTAAGTTGTcctttctcacatgtagcacacaaTAGGAAGTAATCAGAAGTGTTGGAAATAATACCTTTTGGTTTAGACAAAGGTGCTGACTGACTCGTGCAGGACACATAACAATCATTCACAAGCTGTAAAATTTCCAGACTGTTAGCTGCACTGTTCTCAAATCAGCACAATCAATTATcgtacagatttatttttttttgggagcTGACAGGTTAAAAGACCTGATGTCTGATgctacagaaacatttatttGAGTTTTTATATATTCTCCGTCACGATGCTAGAAAATCTTAGCACCCAGCACTTCAAGTGCATTTGTGAAAACAGCTTATGTATCATCATAAAAATTACAGATAAACAGCATGCTGTGCAGGCAGTTTTTTGTCAGGGCAAAATGAagcacaaacagcaaaaaaactgTTGTGGTATTAcacaaaattattaaaagccATTTCATGATTCCTAGCTGGCTGCAGGAATGACCTTGAGTCTGCTCTCTTGTGATCAAGTTTGAAACTTAAGTTGAAAagtttttaattgaaaatactTTGTAATGGAGGTTCAAAAGAGCTTTGTGATGAGACAAAAGCATAATTTGGCTTCACACACAAGGGGCAGAAAACCTTCCTTCCATCTCATAGAACTGTGTTAGTTTTCTGGTCtgaaaagaatgaatgaatttttATAAAATGGTTCATCGTTTTGTACAGTAAAGCATGGGGAATAAACACATTATTAGGTGGTACATTTACGTCAGGTGGCAACCATAAAGTTAGGAAATCCCACTGATAAAAAGGAACACATATACAATACACAATTTAAATTTGGCCAGTCTCTCCTTTATGCTCATCTCACTGAGGGTGCGCTCCGCTTTTATAACATGGACCTCGACCTCGGTCACACTGTCTTATACTGACCCGACTTTCATGTAAGAGGATCCTCACTGGTAATGAGAACTTTATAATCACCTAGAATTTTACTGGTTTCTAGCAAGTGAatccttatttttaaatactaaAAAATGCCCCTAAAGTTATAAAGATATTCCATGGCTTTCTACCTCCCTGTTGTCTGCTCACACACAACTCTTTGTAAACAAGAAACCCAGGgatgcattttaattaaaaataataataataataatggctAATTGAAGCACTGTATAACTTTGTAACCAGAATTAAAAAGTATTTCATAATTTTCTGGAGTTAAAATCAGCACATTTAGACAGACCAGACATGATAATATGGAGCGTAAATGTCAAGCAGGGAGGCTGACAGGCAACATTCAAATATTATATTTGGTAGGGCTTGTACAGATAATTCTTTTCTGATATGAGGACCATTTATTGAATCATAATTTTGTATTATATCAACGGCAGCCCGCAGCGAATTTAATCTGATATTTAACAATGCTTTTGGCAATGGCACACAACTGTCTAGACATCTCTGGGAAAGGAATATTTAAACTCAGCTGCAGGCTGCTGCACCATGAACATGCTATTTATCAGAGTCTGTGACAATGTCATTGAAAAATCAGGGCCAGGCAGATGGATTCAGCAGATCCAGCAGGATCTGTTTTAGCCATTTCCTTCATGGGAAGTTTACCTACAGTGAGCAGTTTAGTACTGCCGTGTTTCTGCAAGAGGCTGAGATGACAAAGCGGGGGCAGCTGATGGGTGGACAGGTCAGCATCTACAGAGCCGTGGCATTTCTCTAATTGGCACTTGTTATAGTGAGAATGAGTCAGTGGATTATTGTTTGTGCTTGACGTAATCCATCATAGCATCAACACTCCTTTCACAGATATTTGAAATTTGCTCTCATCCCCACCGTCGTTTTCAATGGTGAAATCCCTCTCTAGACTAACGCCATTATTCATAGATTTCTAATAtcttatttaaatgtaaaatttgaaACAAGTGGTTGAATTATTATAATGTagtttctgtttgttcttttaTAAAATGTGCTTTATGATGGTCTAACAGTGTGGTGTGTTTTCATAGTAGATAAAATCTGTTTAATCAACTGCCTCAGTTTATGGACTGTTTAAAGACCTTCTGGCTTCACCTAATATTGTAATGTTTCTTGATATGATCTCGTATCCCTTCCAACTGTTATGATAGCACTGAATTTCACGTTTTTTATCGaacattttgtatttgtaaTAATAGAAATGTTTGAGAAACTGTTCGTTCAGACAAATGTCTATTATGGGTTCCTTTTAGATCATTGAGACTCAAAAATCTGAGTGACCCAGTGTGTAATAAACTGAAATGGCATACAGTATTTCCACCACATTCTTTTGTTTTAACAAGTCTGAAAATCCACATCAGAAAattgcttgttgttttttttttctcccacggGGCGTGATGTGTTATCAGTTCTGTgacatgattttcttttctttgattaAAAGACTTCTGCAAAATAGGCTCTGTGCTGCGAGTTTTCTGGCAAACACACCATATAATGACAACACAGCCAGCAGCTTAACAAGCAGGAATGAGCGCGGAGGAAATGGGATTCTGACTGAATCAAATGATCAAATTAAATGAGGGgtggacacacacacgtgcacacacacaccaaacagcaGTTAGGACTTGACAGGCTCTAATAAGCTGAATGGCATTTTCatggttttgtttgctttatgtTGGTTTATATTTAAGATGCTTGCTGAGCTGTGTACTGTATTTGCTATGTATAAATTCTGTAGGGTGACTGAAAAGCTTCTGAAAGCCTTTGATAGCCATCTAATACTGTGTTACCGTGCAGGAATAATGAACGTGGCCTTCAGTTATTGATTGTGCTGGATCGGTGTCTGTGAGAGTGAATAAAAGTAATAAGTAATAAGGGGTTAATATTATTGGCTTTTCCCCAAGTAGTGGGGAAATGACCTGAAGAAAAGGCCTCCATTGAGTATGTTGAGTTACTTCCacgatttttaatttttttgcttaTAAAGAAGAGTTATTCTGCTTATTCACACTTACACAATGGGAAAAGTTCAGCACATTTTGTTCAAGCATCCCAACACAATGCTGTTTGTCtcagagcagaaagaaaaaggagaaataaTCACTTCTTGCTACGCTAACTTAATTTGTTATTGTCAATTTGTTATAGGCCATTTCTTCAGGTCACCCTCAGAGGTGTGATCTCTGGTATTTTTACAAGAACTGATGCTGACAGACCTATTTAGCTGATTCCAAAAGTCTGAAAACGACCATCATTGGTATTTAAGATACACTATGTTAGCAGCTCTATGGTAtaatggtttacacatttggctCACAAGCAAAAGACCTCTGGTTCAATCCGAGGAAGAGACAAATCCCAACAGGAAGAGCATCTGGTGTAATTATTGCTTTGGTGGTTTGTGGGTAAGGGAGCAGTCAAAGGTAGCTTAACTTAAAATTCCCTATATTCTGGAGGACTGAACAATGAGTCACATATACATGTTGCTTCAGCGCTTGACATCTTTTCTCACATGATCATCATAGTAACAACAACCAAACAATAACAGGGCAACCTAACTGAGCTGCCATTAGCAGTTTGTATAAGCCAAGCTCTCCACCTTTATCATAGAAAGATGCAATAATCAACTTCTCCCTTATTTGAGGCTAAATTACACAAGCAATTAGCCCGCTCTCTGGATAATTACATAATGGGATTTGATTGGCTACTGGCAGCACTGGGCCACTTAAAGAAAAGCAACATTTGATTAGCCGGCACTTGAAAAGCTGAACTCTCAACTTTTCAGCACTAGTCCCACAAGCAAAGTGAAGCAGTTCAGCTCAGCAGTGCATCATTTCAGCATCAGGCTGTATTTTTGAAGATCCGACTGTTTACGTGACCATTCCTTGTCTTGAACTTTAGATTTTCTGATTGTCTGTAATGTAAAACTACCGCCAGATATTAATTCACATGTAAGCTGCTTTCCAGCCACCATTAACCACTCTGGCCTCGGCCTGAGCCATCTAACACTGATGGGGAACATTTTTCTGTAGAATGAATACTTTCTTGATATGTTAGGTAGAATTTGCCAGTAATACAGTTATATGTGTAGTGAGgtgttttcagtattttatttctACTTTTGCTAAAGGAATGCTTCTAAAAAAAATCCCTACATTTCTAGACAACTATAGTAGTAATAACATTTTTACAATTCTACAGCCAGGAAGGAGTGCAGCAAGAGGCTGTGATAGCCGTATATTTTAAACtgctccagtttgttttgttaaagaaagttttatttatgttttatttatttactttttgggGTGCGGGGTAGGAGGCAGGGATCTCATAAGTCACAGATTACTGGATTTTGTAATCTGTGACTATGAGatgaaggagaacatgcagaaggTTGATGTGGATGCTAGGAtgctagagatagggtgagatggagtcAGATTATCTGCTGTGGCGAGCCCCAAAGGGAGCagtcagaagaggaagaaataaGATTAAAAGTATCAAAAGTAACCACATCCAAAGCTCATTTTGTCCCTTATTTTCTATGAAAACATAcaaatttatataaaaactaaCAGTTTAGAAAAGGTAAAGCAAACTTAAAAGTGAACTGTTTCCCCAGTTCCAAAAaattatgctaagctaagctttTCATTCAGGATGTAAAAAAGGCTATGTTCAAACACAATTTGTTTACCTTAAACGTCTGAGGAAAAAGGGATGTTATATGGCTAACTGTTGCAGAAACAAGTATCAGGGGAGTAGGAAAAAGGTGGACAGGATGTACAAATCCGTTtttccctattttttttttcttttgcctttgAAAATATGATATCATTTCTCTGCTCTCAAGCCAGGAGTTTCCTCTTCATGGTCAGTCTATAAATAATTTGGTAGCCGTCATCCCAGCTGTAAAGCTGCTTCTCCTCGGGGTTGTATTTCAGACTAGCGTGGGCTCCGTACCTCCTGGGGAAGTAGATCAGCGGAGCCTCTTCACTGAGCACCATGTCGTTGACGTCAAAGACACACTGAACCCGCGAGCGGCTAGCCAGACGGGTGTTGTAAACGACATAGACAGTCCCGCAGACTACAAAAGCCGCCTCTGCATATTCCCGTGGGCATTGGGTGTCCCAGATTTGCTCTATATCAAGAGTGGCAGCGTCCATCTTTGCTAGGCTGATGGTTGGTTCACTGTCACTGGGGGCATACAGGAGCCAGAGACCCCCATCATCTGCTGCAAGGTCTGCAACAGTCTCTGGATTGAGGTTGTAAACAGTGGCACGGCCCTCCACAGGGAACATCGCAGTTTCTGTCACAGAGCCGCTCAGAAGGTTGTACTTAACCACCTGCATATCTGCATCAGCCTCCTGCTTTATGTAGTATAAATAGCCATTATAAACAGCGCTGCCAGGACCGCTCCACTCAGAGGGAAGCCTGATGCTTCTGCTGCTAGTGAGTCCCAGGGAGCGAGAAAAGTCACGCACAGAGTTGAACTGGTAGATGGTGTCTCCTGATGTGCCGTTAAAGATGTAAACCTTGGAGGATCTGGGGTCTCTGGTCCACATGCCCTTGGGACTGCCCACTCGCTTCAGGATTTTCACTGATCGGATGCCAGAGATGATTTCCACACAGTCTGCAGCGAGAGACAAAATGCACAGAAGAGGATATTGGTTTTGTAcctacagcaaaaaataaataaattaaaggatGAGTTCATGCTGCTACTACACCAAGTCTGATACATAAGAGAAACGGAAGGAGCCACTGGCTATGTGCACTTTTTCCAGAGCCCTGTCTGTATTTAAAATTCATATATAGACCTTAAATTAAttagatatatttttaattgtcCAGTACATTCATCCATTCGGCCGCTCCAGGTGCAGGTCATATTTAACAATCAattaattatattattaaaaatcattttattagcGCTGCAGGTTATTTCTATTTTTGATTCAGATTCCAAATTAAGGTCCAATTAAGGTCCTGTCCAACAAGCCCAAAATATTCCATTCACTAATATGTGAAGGAAGGAAAAAGCAACAACACTCTCTTATTTGAAAATGCTGGAACGTTTATATGATCAGCTATGACTATTACAGATTATCTGACAAATCATTTCAGATAAACGGTTAAAAATACTGACAAATTATAACACATAATAGGCTTTATTATAATCTATATATTTGCAATGCCATCCTGTTTTGTCTTCACTTCATCGGCATGTCTTCCTGTCACTTATTTACACATGAACAAAACACCTTCTAAAAGTataatcaacaacaaaaaatattagTAAAAAAAACTCTAAATTAAACTCACCCTGAGCAAAGGAGCAAAAATGATACCTGTGCTGACAGCATcaccatcactgctgctgtgccaACAGCATAGACTGCACTGTCTGCCACCAAAACACTAGGGGTTCCTCTCTTCGAGTTGATCCATTCTTTCAGTTGGTTCAAAATTGATGGGAGGAAACGATAGTACTAAACAGGCCAGTTACAAACGTAGCAGACTGCATGAACGCGATGTGTAGTTACAGTTTGAGGGAGGCACATGTCAGGTTGCAGTGTAACTTACAGCACAGAGTTTCAAAAGGGTTTGAAGGTATCATGTATGTAGATTTAGCATCTAAGCATAAACTTATGTATAAATCTcattttaaacctgcattccttTGCCAGGAGGGAGCGGCTCCTTCTAACTCTGGTTGAACAGGAGTCTGTTGTTTGGGGCATTTATGTAGCACCTTTCTAGGTTTATTGACAACTCAAAGTGCTTAAGACTACAAGCTACATTACCCATTCTAAAGTAACAGTAAGAGCCTCATTTCAGTGAGGGGACAGTTTTACCCACCGTGTCTCTTTCCCCCTCACAGTGGTAGGAAACAAACGTCAGCTTCCCACGCCACTAAGAACTCCCTTGTTCTTTTGGTAACTCCATACACTAACTATATTATTTACTATACCCTCATCATTGTGCCATTTGTTGTGCTCAAATGTTTCAATATATTTGATAGATTACCTgttaaatggaaaataaaaacagaacaaactggGAAACAACTGGAAAAGGTTGCATTCATATGTTAAACCTCAGATCACCGTCTATAAATTGTGAAAAC from Archocentrus centrarchus isolate MPI-CPG fArcCen1 chromosome 7, fArcCen1, whole genome shotgun sequence encodes:
- the olfml3a gene encoding LOW QUALITY PROTEIN: olfactomedin-like protein 3B (The sequence of the model RefSeq protein was modified relative to this genomic sequence to represent the inferred CDS: inserted 1 base in 1 codon) — protein: MKPLFVLLVSTAWSFTGAQYYYQGLMDYLENRLLAIEDRMQLWHEQSHQYHTEMKDFKKLTAEAMDGXKTEHSILFKDLDGAAVRVDRVEREMDYVETQASPRACGNRADKVVEQEAWELEEHRGEEEEEEEWEELQSRVSDCVEIISGIRSVKILKRVGSPKGMWTRDPRSSKVYIFNGTSGDTIYQFNSVRDFSRSLGLTSSRSIRLPSEWSGPGSAVYNGYLYYIKQEADADMQVVKYNLLSGSVTETAMFPVEGRATVYNLNPETVADLAADDGGLWLLYAPSDSEPTISLAKMDAATLDIEQIWDTQCPREYAEAAFVVCGTVYVVYNTRLASRSRVQCVFDVNDMVLSEEAPLIYFPRRYGAHASLKYNPEEKQLYSWDDGYQIIYRLTMKRKLLA